In Candidatus Nanosynbacter lyticus, one genomic interval encodes:
- a CDS encoding nucleoside triphosphate pyrophosphohydrolase family protein yields the protein MKFNDYSTKALSTLTDKDSHQYGDVDARLMSQVLGLSGEAGEVMEKFKKILRDKDGKISEDDRAAIIKELGDALWYINSISHLLGSSLEEVARKNNDKLLSRQSRGKIHGSGDDR from the coding sequence ATTTAACGACTACTCAACAAAAGCACTTTCTACATTGACAGATAAAGATTCTCATCAGTATGGTGATGTTGATGCTAGACTAATGTCTCAGGTCCTCGGTTTGAGTGGCGAAGCCGGTGAAGTAATGGAGAAATTTAAGAAAATATTACGGGACAAAGATGGCAAAATCTCTGAAGATGATCGTGCCGCAATCATTAAGGAGCTGGGTGATGCACTCTGGTATATTAATTCTATATCTCATCTGCTTGGCAGTAGCTTGGAGGAAGTAGCGCGTAAAAATAACGATAAACTGCTTAGTCGTCAGAGTCGTGGAAAGATTCACGGCAGTGGCGATGATCGCTAG